The following proteins are co-located in the Streptomyces sp. NBC_01198 genome:
- a CDS encoding alkyl/aryl-sulfatase produces MTELAFDDTQDFENADRGFVAAPAAPLVTDADGTVVWDAQAYGFLDADCPPTAHPSLWRQGRLCARTGLYEVTTGIYQVRGLDLSNMTLVEGDQGVIVIDPLISVETAAAALALYQEHRGPRPVTGLIYTHSHGDHFGGSRAIVPHGDGGGIPVLAPADFLEHAVAENVYAGGAMSRRAVYMYGTELPKGPAGQIGVGLGTTTSTGTISLVPPTIDVNHTGQEETIDGVRIIFQLTPGTEAPAEMNILFPGHRALCVAENATHTLHNILTLRGAVVRDPRVWAHYLNETLQFFAGQADVAFASHHWPTWGEREIACFLSDQRDLYAYLHDQTLRLLNRGLTGPEIAEEMVLPPALERTWSARGYYGSVSHNVKAVYQRYMGWFDGNPAHLWEHPPVETARRYTADYGGIRAITARGLEYAAVDDLRFAATLLNHAVFAHPDDMAAREALASVYERLAHGAENGTWRNFYLTGAMELRGTLARVSVDMGNPEMAMALTVGQLIDSLAVRVDGPRAWDADLTIDWELTDERTTWRLNLSNGALTHHTVEAFRPRPHPADLVMSLTKPQLLAALAGQGLDGVATDGDPAVLARLLALLDSPDPDFPIVTP; encoded by the coding sequence ATGACGGAACTCGCCTTCGACGACACGCAGGACTTCGAGAACGCCGACCGCGGATTCGTCGCCGCGCCGGCCGCGCCCCTGGTGACCGACGCCGACGGCACCGTCGTGTGGGACGCGCAGGCGTACGGCTTCCTCGACGCCGACTGTCCGCCCACCGCCCATCCGAGCCTGTGGCGGCAGGGCAGGCTGTGCGCGCGCACGGGTCTGTACGAGGTCACGACGGGGATCTACCAGGTGCGGGGTCTCGACCTGTCCAACATGACGCTGGTCGAGGGCGACCAGGGTGTCATCGTCATCGACCCGCTGATCTCGGTGGAGACCGCGGCGGCCGCCCTGGCGCTGTACCAGGAGCACCGCGGGCCGCGCCCGGTGACCGGCCTGATCTACACGCACTCGCACGGCGACCACTTCGGCGGCTCCCGCGCGATCGTCCCGCACGGCGACGGTGGCGGGATCCCGGTGCTGGCCCCCGCCGACTTCCTCGAACACGCGGTGGCGGAGAACGTCTACGCGGGCGGCGCGATGTCGCGGCGCGCGGTCTACATGTACGGCACCGAGCTGCCCAAGGGTCCCGCGGGGCAGATCGGGGTCGGTCTTGGCACCACCACCTCCACCGGCACCATCAGCCTCGTGCCGCCGACCATCGACGTCAACCACACCGGGCAGGAGGAGACGATCGACGGGGTCAGGATCATCTTCCAGCTGACCCCCGGCACCGAGGCCCCCGCCGAGATGAACATCCTCTTCCCCGGCCATCGGGCGCTGTGCGTGGCGGAGAACGCCACCCACACCCTGCACAACATCCTGACGCTGCGCGGCGCGGTCGTCCGCGACCCGCGCGTCTGGGCGCACTACCTCAACGAGACGTTGCAGTTCTTCGCCGGCCAGGCCGACGTCGCCTTCGCCTCGCACCACTGGCCGACCTGGGGGGAGCGGGAGATCGCCTGCTTCCTGAGCGACCAGCGGGACCTGTACGCCTACCTGCACGACCAGACGCTGCGGCTGCTCAACCGCGGCCTGACCGGGCCGGAGATCGCCGAGGAGATGGTGCTGCCCCCGGCGCTGGAACGCACCTGGTCCGCCCGCGGCTACTACGGCTCGGTGTCCCACAACGTCAAGGCGGTCTACCAGCGTTACATGGGATGGTTCGACGGGAATCCCGCCCACCTGTGGGAGCACCCGCCGGTCGAGACGGCCAGGCGCTACACCGCCGACTACGGCGGCATCCGGGCCATCACCGCCCGCGGCCTGGAATACGCCGCCGTCGACGACCTGCGCTTCGCGGCCACCCTCCTGAACCACGCGGTCTTCGCCCACCCCGACGACATGGCCGCGCGGGAGGCCCTCGCGTCCGTCTACGAGCGGCTCGCACACGGCGCGGAGAACGGCACCTGGCGCAACTTCTACCTCACCGGGGCGATGGAGCTGCGCGGCACCCTGGCAAGGGTCTCGGTGGACATGGGCAACCCGGAGATGGCGATGGCGCTGACCGTGGGCCAGCTGATCGACTCCCTCGCCGTCCGGGTCGACGGCCCGCGCGCCTGGGACGCCGACCTGACGATCGACTGGGAGCTCACCGACGAGCGGACCACCTGGCGGCTGAACCTGTCCAACGGCGCCCTGACCCACCACACCGTCGAGGCCTTCCGCCCCCGGCCCCACCCCGCCGACCTGGTGATGAGCCTGACCAAGCCGCAGCTGCTCGCCGCACTCGCCGGGCAGGGCCTGGACGGTGTCGCCACCGACGGCGACCCGGCGGTGCTGGCCCGCCTGCTGGCCCTCCTCGACAGCCCCGACCCGGACTTCCCGATCGTCACCCCCTGA
- a CDS encoding peptidylprolyl isomerase: MDNVYFDISVDDAPAGRIVFRLFDDVVPETARNFRELATGEHGFGYAGSGFHRIIPEFMLQGGDFTSGDGRGGKSIYGAKFKDENFQLKHDRPFLLSMANAGPNSNGSQFFITTVVTNWLDGKHVVFGEVVEGEELVKLIEGKGSRSGKPSSKVVITSSGTV; the protein is encoded by the coding sequence ATGGACAATGTGTACTTCGACATCTCCGTCGACGATGCCCCGGCCGGACGTATCGTCTTCCGGCTGTTCGACGACGTGGTGCCCGAGACGGCCAGGAACTTCCGTGAGCTGGCCACCGGTGAGCACGGCTTCGGCTACGCGGGCTCCGGCTTCCACCGGATCATCCCGGAGTTCATGCTCCAGGGCGGCGACTTCACCTCCGGTGACGGGCGCGGCGGCAAGAGCATCTACGGTGCCAAGTTCAAGGACGAGAACTTCCAGCTCAAGCACGACCGGCCGTTCCTGCTGTCGATGGCGAACGCCGGGCCGAACTCCAACGGTTCGCAGTTCTTCATCACCACCGTCGTCACCAACTGGCTCGACGGCAAGCATGTCGTCTTCGGCGAGGTCGTCGAGGGCGAGGAGCTCGTCAAGCTGATCGAGGGCAAGGGCTCCCGCAGTGGCAAGCCGTCCTCGAAGGTCGTCATCACCTCCTCCGGCACCGTCTGA
- a CDS encoding carbohydrate kinase family protein → MTDFLVIGESVADIVRTPGNPDVPHPGGSPANVAYGLARLGRRTALLTQLGQDEAGRLIGGHLAGAGVELLSDGQQGVATPTAVVTLDGRGAASYDFDIGWTLRPVDVPAGPRHVHLGSIAAVRAPGAAAVLDLAARLRATATVSYDPNMRPALLGARAGTLVQVERCVALSDLVKASDEDLAWLYPGEPPGEVARRWLGLGPAAVFVTLGADGALAVTRAGRVTGAPVRVEVADTVGAGDAFMSAALDTMATRGLTGAAARSALPAALDGPALARILHRAGTAAALTVARAGANPPDTAELAAALAVPGPVG, encoded by the coding sequence ATGACCGACTTCCTGGTGATCGGCGAATCCGTCGCCGACATCGTCCGCACCCCCGGCAACCCCGACGTGCCGCACCCCGGTGGCAGCCCCGCCAACGTCGCTTACGGGCTGGCCCGGCTGGGCCGCAGGACGGCGCTGCTCACCCAGCTCGGGCAGGACGAGGCCGGGCGGCTGATCGGCGGGCATCTGGCCGGCGCCGGGGTGGAGTTGCTGAGCGACGGGCAGCAGGGCGTGGCCACCCCGACCGCGGTGGTGACGCTCGACGGGCGCGGCGCGGCCTCGTACGACTTCGACATCGGCTGGACGCTGCGGCCGGTGGACGTGCCCGCGGGGCCACGGCACGTGCACCTCGGCTCGATCGCCGCGGTGCGGGCGCCGGGCGCGGCGGCGGTGCTCGACCTGGCGGCGCGGCTGCGGGCGACGGCGACGGTCAGCTACGACCCGAACATGCGGCCGGCGCTGCTGGGCGCGCGGGCCGGGACGCTGGTCCAGGTGGAGCGGTGCGTGGCGCTGAGCGATCTGGTCAAGGCCAGCGACGAGGACCTGGCCTGGCTGTACCCGGGCGAGCCGCCCGGCGAGGTGGCGCGCCGCTGGCTCGGACTCGGCCCGGCCGCCGTCTTCGTGACGCTCGGCGCGGACGGGGCCCTCGCCGTCACCCGCGCGGGGCGGGTGACGGGAGCGCCGGTGCGGGTCGAGGTGGCCGACACGGTGGGGGCGGGCGACGCCTTCATGTCCGCCGCGCTCGACACGATGGCCACGCGAGGGCTGACCGGAGCCGCGGCCCGGTCCGCTCTCCCGGCGGCCCTCGACGGTCCCGCGCTCGCCCGGATACTGCACCGGGCGGGCACGGCCGCGGCACTGACCGTGGCCAGGGCCGGGGCGAACCCCCCGGACACCGCGGAGCTGGCGGCCGCGCTCGCGGTGCCCGGCCCGGTCGGGTAG
- a CDS encoding baeRF3 domain-containing protein: protein MADTYDLTPEVLAELRAPRPYPAITLAMPTDPDQPFGEGDRILLRDLATQAKRQLAEDSDVPRQAKLELRDRLLDPDAIEGAGFPFHPADALVVHIAAGEPIRVWQLTSPAVEPRVEFATEFLTRYAVAAEQRSRPYLVLVLDQEISRLYHGSAGDLAEVTRYGFPDPPRIPSPEDSIPGPIPHSPPYEGHDERVKQYLRTVDTRLNLALKENNGIPLFVIGGEKTLALFMGLTGAGDRLAGTLALTGMDKDPKPDLARRLAPVLADFRARQVAEAVEELDAARPRQKYAGGPADVWTATADKRVRRLLVEEGLMVAGRISGDGRTLDVLPYPGGVTVTLPDPVPDVEPPPHDAGVATDIVEQLVENAVEADSQVLFVPDGTLLAPGGVAAVLRY from the coding sequence ATGGCTGATACGTACGATCTGACGCCCGAGGTCCTGGCCGAACTGCGTGCACCGCGGCCGTATCCCGCGATCACGCTGGCCATGCCGACCGATCCCGACCAGCCGTTCGGCGAAGGGGACCGCATCCTGCTCCGCGACCTGGCCACCCAGGCCAAACGGCAGCTGGCCGAGGACTCCGACGTCCCGCGGCAGGCGAAGCTCGAACTGCGGGACCGCCTGCTGGATCCCGACGCGATCGAGGGGGCGGGATTCCCCTTTCACCCCGCCGACGCGCTGGTGGTCCATATCGCGGCCGGAGAGCCGATCCGGGTCTGGCAGCTGACCTCGCCGGCCGTCGAGCCGCGAGTGGAATTCGCCACGGAATTCCTGACCCGTTACGCGGTCGCCGCCGAGCAGCGTTCCCGGCCGTATCTGGTGCTCGTACTGGACCAGGAGATATCCCGCCTCTACCACGGCTCGGCAGGGGACCTGGCCGAGGTGACGCGCTACGGATTTCCCGACCCACCGCGGATTCCCTCGCCCGAGGACTCGATTCCCGGTCCGATTCCGCATTCGCCCCCTTACGAGGGCCATGACGAGCGGGTCAAGCAGTATCTGCGGACCGTCGACACGCGGCTGAATCTGGCGCTCAAGGAGAACAACGGGATCCCGCTGTTCGTCATCGGCGGCGAGAAGACGCTCGCGCTCTTCATGGGCCTGACCGGCGCCGGGGACCGCCTCGCCGGGACGCTGGCGCTGACCGGTATGGACAAGGACCCCAAGCCCGATCTGGCCAGGCGGCTCGCACCGGTGCTCGCGGACTTCCGAGCCCGGCAGGTCGCCGAGGCCGTCGAGGAGCTGGACGCGGCGCGCCCGCGGCAGAAGTACGCCGGCGGCCCCGCCGACGTGTGGACCGCGACCGCCGACAAGCGGGTGCGGCGGCTGCTGGTGGAGGAGGGCCTGATGGTGGCGGGCCGGATCTCCGGGGACGGCAGGACGCTGGACGTCCTCCCCTACCCGGGAGGGGTGACGGTGACGCTGCCGGACCCGGTCCCGGACGTCGAACCGCCCCCGCACGACGCCGGTGTGGCCACCGACATCGTCGAGCAACTGGTGGAGAACGCGGTGGAGGCCGACTCCCAGGTGCTGTTCGTGCCCGACGGCACGCTCCTCGCACCCGGCGGCGTCGCCGCCGTCCTGCGGTACTGA
- a CDS encoding VWA domain-containing protein — translation MIMRRLVATGMAGGLLATLACGLLPASAAADEPATQPSPKVELVLDVSGSMRAKDIDGQSRMSAAKQAFDDVLDSTPPNVNLGIRTLGADYPGNDRKTGCKDTRQLYPVGPLNRTEAKTAVATLAPTGWTPIGPALLAAADDLKAGGDGTRRMVLITDGEDTCNANPCDVARDIAAQGIHLVIDTLGLIPNSTTRNQLSCIAEATGGTYTTVQHRAQLTTKVQQLVNRSTDPVATPVATQGAADCAGAPALKPGLYSDRETFSENRWYRVDVRPGQELRAAVSISDDRAVNAGYGVLLRGVTVHGREIVRDDEGGTGRTDVISAGIRYPKPKADSDTPAETVCLQVGNSFSAPASVKTTPGLPVELSIDLVHSPDQPSDVAFYGLGRGWWLLGLLAVTGAVAGLLTGWAARWRMNSGRAS, via the coding sequence ATGATCATGAGAAGACTCGTGGCCACGGGAATGGCCGGTGGCCTGCTGGCCACCCTCGCCTGCGGGCTGCTGCCCGCGAGCGCCGCCGCGGACGAACCCGCGACGCAACCCTCACCGAAGGTCGAACTCGTCCTCGACGTCAGCGGCTCCATGCGGGCCAAGGACATCGACGGGCAGAGCCGGATGTCCGCCGCCAAGCAGGCCTTCGACGACGTCCTCGACTCGACGCCGCCGAACGTCAACCTGGGCATACGCACCCTCGGTGCGGACTACCCGGGCAACGACCGCAAAACCGGGTGCAAGGACACCCGGCAGCTCTACCCGGTCGGTCCGCTGAACCGCACCGAGGCCAAGACCGCGGTGGCGACCCTCGCCCCCACCGGCTGGACCCCGATCGGCCCCGCCCTGCTCGCGGCCGCCGACGACCTCAAGGCGGGCGGCGACGGCACCCGCCGGATGGTGCTGATCACCGACGGCGAGGACACCTGCAACGCCAACCCCTGCGACGTCGCCCGCGACATCGCCGCCCAGGGCATCCACCTGGTCATCGACACGCTCGGCCTGATCCCCAACTCGACCACCCGCAACCAGCTCAGCTGCATCGCCGAGGCCACCGGCGGCACCTACACCACCGTCCAGCACCGGGCGCAGCTCACCACCAAGGTGCAGCAGCTGGTCAACCGCAGCACCGACCCGGTCGCCACCCCGGTGGCCACCCAGGGCGCAGCGGACTGCGCCGGCGCCCCGGCCCTCAAGCCGGGCCTGTACTCCGACCGGGAGACCTTCTCGGAGAACCGCTGGTACCGCGTCGACGTACGCCCCGGGCAGGAGCTGCGGGCCGCGGTGAGCATCAGTGACGACCGGGCCGTCAACGCGGGCTACGGCGTCCTGCTGCGCGGCGTCACCGTGCACGGCCGGGAGATCGTCCGCGACGACGAGGGCGGCACCGGGCGTACCGACGTCATCTCGGCCGGCATCCGCTACCCCAAGCCGAAGGCCGACTCCGACACCCCCGCGGAGACCGTGTGCCTCCAGGTCGGCAACTCCTTCTCCGCGCCGGCCTCCGTCAAGACCACCCCCGGCCTGCCGGTCGAGCTGTCCATCGACCTGGTGCACAGCCCCGACCAGCCGTCCGACGTGGCCTTCTACGGCCTCGGGCGCGGCTGGTGGCTGCTGGGACTGCTGGCCGTCACCGGCGCCGTGGCCGGTCTGCTGACCGGCTGGGCCGCCCGCTGGCGGATGAACTCCGGGAGGGCTTCCTGA
- a CDS encoding DUF4232 domain-containing protein, which translates to MRSTSLAAGAAAVLAVALAGAVPAAASAPGRAAGTPMCTTSQLTGALGGGDAGAGNLYRYLVLTNHSSTACHLTGYPGVSLLDSAGKQIGAPADRQPSRYAAVVLRPGGSASDTIHTINHLGSCLPASAKVRIYPPGNTAAMVITGAVTNCDHTFTVTPMAAGRSGSDPVVAPATTPAAGRQVPRVPSGAPDTGLAASASGHSPALAAGAAAGVALLGGLGVTAATRRHRRTGA; encoded by the coding sequence ATGCGCAGCACTTCACTCGCCGCCGGTGCGGCGGCGGTCCTCGCGGTGGCGCTCGCGGGCGCCGTCCCCGCCGCCGCCTCGGCCCCCGGCCGGGCTGCCGGCACCCCGATGTGCACCACCTCGCAGCTGACCGGCGCGCTCGGCGGCGGCGACGCCGGGGCGGGCAACCTCTACCGCTACCTGGTCCTCACCAACCACAGCTCCACGGCGTGCCACCTCACCGGCTACCCGGGGGTGTCGCTGCTGGATTCGGCCGGCAAGCAGATCGGCGCGCCGGCCGACCGGCAGCCCAGCCGATACGCGGCGGTGGTGCTGCGCCCCGGGGGATCGGCGAGCGACACGATCCATACGATCAACCACCTCGGGTCGTGCCTGCCGGCGTCGGCCAAGGTGCGGATCTACCCGCCGGGGAACACGGCGGCGATGGTCATCACGGGGGCGGTGACGAACTGCGACCACACCTTCACGGTGACGCCGATGGCCGCCGGGCGGAGCGGCAGTGACCCCGTGGTCGCTCCGGCCACCACGCCCGCCGCCGGCCGGCAGGTCCCGAGGGTGCCCTCGGGCGCCCCCGACACCGGGCTCGCCGCGTCGGCCTCCGGCCACTCCCCCGCGTTGGCCGCCGGCGCGGCCGCGGGGGTGGCCCTGCTGGGCGGTCTCGGCGTCACCGCCGCCACGCGGCGCCACCGCCGCACCGGGGCCTGA
- a CDS encoding class F sortase: MAKSSPERLRIPGIGVDTPVVPLGLAADGSVRVPPIEAHAPAGWYDGSPTPGQDGPAVLLGHVTVGAYGDGVFRHLDRMRPGDRVTVVREDGSEAAFRVDRVQTVAKSRFPTEEVYGNVDHPALRLITCGGTKISDGGGYPDNVIVYASLVGGS; encoded by the coding sequence ATGGCGAAGTCGTCGCCGGAACGGCTGCGGATTCCCGGGATCGGCGTCGACACCCCCGTCGTCCCTCTCGGCCTGGCGGCCGACGGCAGCGTCCGCGTACCGCCGATCGAGGCGCACGCGCCCGCCGGCTGGTACGACGGGTCGCCGACGCCGGGGCAGGACGGGCCCGCCGTGCTGCTGGGGCATGTGACCGTCGGGGCGTACGGCGACGGCGTCTTCCGGCACCTGGACCGGATGCGGCCGGGCGACCGGGTGACGGTCGTTCGCGAGGACGGCAGCGAGGCGGCCTTCCGCGTCGACCGGGTGCAGACCGTCGCCAAGTCGCGCTTCCCCACCGAGGAGGTGTACGGGAACGTCGACCACCCCGCGCTGCGTCTCATCACGTGCGGCGGCACGAAGATCTCGGACGGCGGCGGCTATCCGGACAACGTGATCGTCTACGCCTCGCTGGTCGGCGGCTCGTGA
- a CDS encoding RNA polymerase sigma factor translates to MRREERAASELFEAVYPRLAGWCRRLVDDDGTAHEIAAEAFTRLWARWTRVEEPNGFLYVTAANLVRDHWRRMERERRALRRVTTEQSVRSQAEPADPSVRLLVQSLPERLRNPVLLYYYADLPVREVAALLGRNEGTVKADLHAARELLRARLKGHHDRIS, encoded by the coding sequence ATCCGGCGAGAAGAGCGCGCTGCCTCCGAGCTGTTCGAGGCCGTCTATCCGCGGCTCGCGGGCTGGTGCCGCCGGCTGGTGGACGACGACGGGACGGCGCACGAGATCGCCGCGGAGGCCTTCACCCGACTGTGGGCACGCTGGACGCGGGTCGAGGAGCCCAACGGCTTCCTCTACGTCACCGCCGCCAACCTGGTCCGCGACCACTGGCGCAGAATGGAGCGCGAGCGGCGGGCGCTGCGCCGGGTCACCACCGAGCAGTCCGTACGCTCGCAGGCGGAGCCGGCCGACCCTTCCGTACGCCTGCTGGTGCAGTCGCTGCCCGAGCGGCTGCGCAACCCCGTCCTGCTGTACTACTACGCCGACCTGCCGGTCCGTGAGGTGGCCGCGCTGCTTGGCCGGAACGAGGGAACCGTGAAGGCCGACCTGCACGCGGCACGCGAACTGCTCCGCGCCCGACTCAAGGGACACCATGACCGGATTTCCTGA
- a CDS encoding DUF4232 domain-containing protein has translation MTGFPDPQGGGPDGDGADPVEPLLRQPPGYLDAPPSAFAQIRRRAARRRRARAAGGGLAAAVVLTGSVYLVGTLHSRGTDEVVGPPAGDSSTTAASSVPTPRRTPPSSAPSTPAARRTTGTPSSTPTEAGTPTTGTPTRGGSTGHPATTPMCATSQLTATLGGGDAGAGSLFRYLVLVNHGSTSCHLTGYPGLSMLDAKGRQIGAPADRQPMDYTPVVLRPGGSASDTIHTVNQQGTCLPASARLRIYPPGNTASLDFTGSVTNCDDLFTVTPFVAGSTGNPPS, from the coding sequence ATGACCGGATTTCCTGACCCCCAGGGGGGCGGCCCGGACGGCGACGGCGCCGACCCGGTGGAGCCGCTGCTGCGGCAGCCGCCCGGTTATCTGGACGCGCCGCCAAGCGCCTTCGCGCAGATCCGCCGGCGGGCGGCACGCCGCCGCCGGGCGCGGGCGGCCGGCGGCGGGCTTGCCGCGGCCGTGGTGCTGACCGGATCCGTCTACCTGGTCGGCACGCTGCACTCGCGCGGCACCGACGAGGTGGTGGGCCCGCCGGCCGGCGACTCCTCGACCACCGCGGCCTCTTCGGTCCCGACGCCCCGGCGGACACCGCCGTCGTCGGCCCCCAGCACGCCGGCCGCGCGGCGGACCACCGGCACCCCGAGCAGCACGCCGACCGAAGCCGGCACCCCGACCACCGGCACCCCGACCCGCGGCGGCTCCACCGGGCATCCGGCCACCACCCCGATGTGCGCGACCTCGCAGCTGACTGCGACCCTCGGCGGCGGTGACGCCGGCGCGGGCAGCCTCTTCCGCTACCTGGTGCTGGTCAACCACGGCTCCACGTCCTGCCATCTCACCGGCTACCCGGGCCTTTCGATGCTGGACGCGAAGGGCCGGCAGATCGGGGCGCCCGCCGACCGGCAGCCGATGGACTACACCCCGGTGGTGCTGCGGCCCGGCGGGTCGGCGAGCGACACCATCCACACCGTCAACCAGCAGGGCACCTGCCTGCCGGCGTCGGCGAGGCTGCGGATCTACCCGCCGGGCAACACCGCGTCGCTGGACTTCACCGGAAGCGTCACCAACTGCGACGACCTCTTCACGGTCACCCCGTTCGTCGCGGGCAGCACCGGCAATCCCCCGTCATGA
- the araD gene encoding L-arabinonate dehydratase, which yields MTGGGAADPPVLRSSRWYEGEGLRAFSHRARTRQLGYLPEEHLGKPVIAVLNTWSDINPCHSHLRDRAQAVKRGVWQAGGFPLEFPVATLSETFQKPTPMLYRNLLAMETEELLRSYPVDGAVLLGGCDKTTPALLMGAASADLPALFVPAGPMLPGHWRDRVVGSGTDMWKFWDDRRAGLIGDCELSELENGLARSAGHCMTMGTASTLTAAAEALGMTLPGASSIPAVDSGHERMAAAAGVRVVDLVRRELRPSAILTREAYEDAVTTVLALGGSTNAVIHLTAMAGRSGVRLTLDDFDRLARTVPVLANVRPGGRYLMEDFHFAGGLPGLLSQITGLLHLERPTVAHATLREQLAGAAVHDDDVIRSAADPLAGEGGIAVLRGNLCPDGAVIKHIAAQPRLLTHTGPAVVFDDYRTLQATVNDPGLGITADSVLVLRNSGPLGGPGMPEYGMLPIPDHLLEQGVRDMVRISDARMSGTSYGACVLHIAPESYVGGPLALVRTGDPITLDVPARTLTLGVPEAELDRRRAELQPPPARYTRGYGALYQEQITQADTGCDFRFLAAPGQVPDPYPG from the coding sequence GTGACCGGCGGCGGTGCGGCCGACCCGCCGGTGCTGCGCAGCAGCCGCTGGTACGAGGGGGAGGGCCTGCGGGCGTTCAGCCACCGGGCCAGGACCCGGCAGCTCGGCTACCTGCCCGAGGAGCACCTGGGCAAGCCGGTGATCGCGGTGCTGAACACCTGGTCGGACATCAACCCCTGCCACAGTCACCTGCGCGACCGCGCCCAGGCCGTCAAGCGCGGGGTGTGGCAGGCCGGCGGCTTCCCGCTGGAGTTCCCGGTCGCCACGCTCTCCGAGACGTTCCAGAAGCCCACCCCGATGCTCTACCGCAACCTGCTGGCGATGGAGACCGAGGAGCTGCTGCGCTCCTACCCGGTGGACGGCGCGGTGCTGCTCGGCGGCTGCGACAAGACCACCCCCGCCCTGCTGATGGGGGCCGCCAGCGCCGACCTGCCGGCCCTCTTCGTGCCGGCGGGCCCGATGCTGCCGGGCCACTGGCGCGACCGGGTGGTGGGCTCGGGGACCGACATGTGGAAGTTCTGGGACGACCGGCGCGCCGGCCTGATCGGCGACTGCGAGCTGTCCGAGCTGGAGAACGGCCTGGCCCGGTCGGCCGGCCACTGCATGACCATGGGCACCGCCTCCACCCTGACCGCCGCCGCCGAGGCGCTGGGCATGACGCTGCCCGGCGCGTCCTCCATCCCTGCGGTCGACTCCGGCCACGAGCGGATGGCGGCGGCGGCCGGCGTACGCGTCGTGGACCTGGTGCGGCGCGAGCTGAGACCCTCGGCGATCCTCACCCGCGAGGCCTACGAGGACGCCGTCACCACCGTGCTGGCGCTCGGCGGCTCCACCAACGCCGTCATCCACCTGACAGCCATGGCCGGCCGCTCCGGCGTCCGGCTCACCCTGGACGACTTCGACCGGCTGGCCCGTACGGTCCCGGTGCTCGCCAACGTGCGCCCCGGCGGGCGGTATCTGATGGAGGACTTCCACTTCGCCGGCGGCCTGCCGGGGCTGCTGTCCCAGATCACCGGGCTGCTGCACCTGGAGCGGCCCACCGTGGCCCACGCGACGCTGCGCGAGCAACTGGCCGGCGCGGCCGTGCACGACGACGACGTCATCCGCAGCGCCGCCGACCCGCTGGCCGGCGAAGGCGGGATCGCCGTCCTGCGCGGCAACCTCTGCCCGGACGGCGCCGTCATCAAGCACATCGCCGCGCAGCCGCGGCTGCTCACCCACACCGGCCCCGCCGTCGTCTTCGACGACTACCGGACCCTGCAGGCCACCGTCAACGATCCCGGCCTCGGCATCACCGCGGACAGCGTGCTGGTGCTGCGCAACTCCGGCCCGCTCGGCGGCCCGGGCATGCCCGAGTACGGCATGCTGCCGATCCCCGACCACCTGCTCGAACAGGGCGTCCGTGACATGGTCAGGATCTCCGACGCCCGCATGAGCGGCACCAGTTACGGCGCCTGCGTCCTGCACATCGCCCCGGAGTCCTACGTCGGCGGCCCGCTCGCACTGGTCCGCACCGGCGACCCCATCACCCTCGACGTGCCGGCCCGCACCTTGACCCTCGGCGTCCCCGAGGCCGAACTCGACCGCCGCCGGGCCGAGTTGCAGCCGCCCCCGGCGCGCTACACGCGGGGCTACGGCGCGCTCTACCAGGAGCAGATCACCCAGGCCGACACCGGCTGCGACTTCCGCTTCCTGGCCGCACCCGGCCAGGTCCCCGACCCGTACCCGGGCTGA